In Hyalangium gracile, the following are encoded in one genomic region:
- a CDS encoding DUF6310 domain-containing protein, whose protein sequence is MTAERRRPECNPIPVPHAGEDPQHNECADRFPPNRYPGNDVLVDGKRFDALQVGMSVLWEIKTHQFDTYSAFIRRQTILEQVPLLQEERDKAEACGYGFVIGVSTEEHKAALEAEDRLLNIVVTGCKR, encoded by the coding sequence GTGACGGCGGAGCGCCGCCGCCCAGAGTGCAATCCCATCCCGGTGCCACATGCGGGCGAAGATCCCCAGCATAACGAGTGCGCCGATAGGTTCCCGCCGAACCGCTACCCCGGCAATGACGTACTCGTTGACGGCAAGCGCTTTGATGCGCTGCAAGTCGGCATGAGTGTGCTGTGGGAGATCAAGACCCATCAATTTGACACGTACAGCGCCTTCATCCGGCGGCAGACGATCCTGGAGCAAGTGCCGTTGTTGCAGGAAGAGCGAGACAAGGCGGAGGCATGTGGCTATGGCTTCGTCATTGGGGTGAGCACCGAAGAGCACAAAGCCGCGCTAGAGGCGGAGGATCGCCTCCTCAATATCGTCGTCACGGGATGCAAACGATGA